From the Bdellovibrio reynosensis genome, one window contains:
- a CDS encoding peroxiredoxin, with protein sequence MALRINSEAPNFIAETTHGKITFHDWIGDGWAILFSHPKDFTPVCTTELGCMARMKPEFDKRNTKIIGLSVDPIDNHAKWAKDIEETQGAAVTFPMIGDADLKIAKAYDMLPAEEQPSANRTPSDNQTVRNVFIIGPDKKIKAMLVYPMSSGRNFNEVLRLLDSCQLTTKYTVATPVNWHPGDQVIIPPSISDEQAKQKFPQGWKTLKPYLRIVDQPKN encoded by the coding sequence ATGGCTTTAAGAATAAATTCCGAAGCACCTAACTTTATAGCTGAAACCACCCATGGCAAAATCACTTTCCACGATTGGATTGGCGATGGATGGGCGATTTTATTTTCACATCCCAAAGACTTCACACCTGTTTGCACAACTGAACTAGGTTGCATGGCTAGAATGAAGCCTGAGTTTGACAAGCGAAATACAAAAATCATCGGTCTTAGTGTCGACCCTATTGATAATCATGCAAAATGGGCTAAAGACATCGAAGAAACCCAAGGGGCGGCAGTCACGTTTCCTATGATTGGTGATGCAGATTTAAAAATTGCAAAAGCCTATGATATGCTGCCAGCTGAAGAACAGCCTTCGGCAAATCGAACTCCATCAGACAACCAAACCGTCAGAAATGTATTCATCATTGGACCTGATAAAAAAATTAAAGCGATGTTAGTCTATCCGATGAGCAGCGGCAGAAATTTTAATGAAGTTTTAAGACTTTTAGATTCTTGCCAACTTACGACGAAATACACAGTAGCCACACCAGTCAACTGGCACCCCGGCGATCAAGTGATCATTCCGCCATCAATTTCTGATGAGCAAGCTAAACAAAAGTTTCCACAAGGATGGAAAACATTAAAACCGTATCTGCGTATCGTAGACCAACCTAAAAACTAA